One genomic region from Rosa rugosa chromosome 1, drRosRugo1.1, whole genome shotgun sequence encodes:
- the LOC133737800 gene encoding cytosolic sulfotransferase 15-like has translation MTENQPAGDGETDLSNECKELLSLPKERGWISLHQHQYQGFWCPTEIFQGIIAFQKHFQARDSDIVVASVPKSGTTWLKALIFAIVNRQRFEIKIHPLLTSNSHNLVPFLEVDLYRNNLVPDFSSKFPEPRLFATHIPFPSLGTIKESNCKIVYVCRNPFDSFVSLWHFCNKVRPQSLAPLSLDEAFDMYCQGMDVYGPFWDHMLGYWKESFKRPNNVLFLKYEDMKKDGVNHLKTLAKFLDCPFTEEEERNGVIEDIAKLCSFETMKKLEINKTGTFVLNMESKNLFRKAEVGDWVNYLTPMMEQRMSKVIEEKLGSSGLTFKGTPELADHVQQN, from the coding sequence ATGACTGAAAATCAGCCGGCTGGTGATGGAGAAACAGACCTCAGTAATGAGTGTAAGGAACTCCTTTCTCTCCCCAAAGAAAGAGGCTGGATATCCCTTCACCAACATCAATACCAAGGCTTTTGGTGCCCAACAGAAATATTCCAAGGCATAATCGCTTTCCAAAAGCACTTCCAAGCTAGGGACTCCGATATAGTTGTGGCCAGCGTACCCAAATCCGGCACCACATGGTTGAAAGCCTTGATTTTTGCTATTGTGAATCGACAACGTTTCGAAATAAAGATCCATCCCTTGCTCACTTCCAACTCTCATAATCTTGTCCCCTTCTTAGAGGTGGATCTCTATAGAAACAACCTAGTTCCTGATTTCTCATCCAAGTTTCCTGAGCCAAGACTCTTTGCGACCCATATTCCTTTTCCTTCTTTGGGTACAATTAAAGAGTCCAATTGTAAGATCGTTTATGTTTGCAGAAACCCATTCGACTCATTTGTTTCTCTTTGGCATTTCTGTAACAAAGTCAGGCCACAATCTTTAGCTCCATTGTCCCTTGATGAGGCCTTTGATATGTATTGCCAAGGCATGGATGTGTATGGTCCATTTTGGGATCACATGTTGGGGTACTGGAAAGAGAGCTTCAAGAGACCTAACAATGTGTTATTCTTGAAGTACGAGGACATGAAGAAAGATGGTGTAAATCACTTGAAAACATTGGCCAAGTTTTTGGACTGCCCTTTcactgaggaggaggagagaaacGGTGTGATTGAAGACATAGCAAAGCTCTGTTCTTTTGAGACCATGAAGAAGTTGGAGATCAACAAAACTGGAACGTTTGTCTTGAACATGGAGAGTAAGAACCTGTTCAGAAAAGCTGAGGTGGGAGATTGGGTTAACTATTTGACCCCTATGATGGAGCAGAGAATGTCCAAAGTCATAGAAGAAAAGTTGGGTAGTTCAGGCTTGACGTTCAAAGGGACTCCCGAGCTAGCAGATCATGTCCAGCAGAACTAG
- the LOC133724964 gene encoding uncharacterized protein LOC133724964 yields MNDRINALGENFTIEMHVEDDHVDGVNALGLNFPIEMGFDDDHVNGPTIDSTFQENGAASISNKQKDKGKKKKEYAEVEVTKKKVGRPKKVSKRRYETRFNGECSHAADLVDNSSSSDDPDYADEIVYSDWELFDEDDEMGFGGNISDGEGEDSDGLASYHGSSDEFAEDAGIFKVKSKRMFSKWKEFNKNFDMKRPTFELGMAFPNSVVFKNAIRKHAVLTKKELRFAKNTRYKVKVICKTSPDCPFWIYATSPSKNIPTLYIRTLRPQHMCNELVGKVYHCHAPFIANEYLDCFMNDPKWSREGVQNVVGRDFGMDIGYQICYRAKRIAMKLAQGSFEQQYNLLESYAHELKKTNPGTSVWIHTEMEGDIYRFKRIYICLEALKVGRKASCRKLICLDGCYLKGVHKGQLFAAVGIDGNNGMYPIAYAVVELENKETWTWFLQFLQEDLELWNSYHYAFISDK; encoded by the coding sequence ATGAATGACAGGATAAATGCACTTGGTGAAAATTTCACAATTGAGATGCATGTTGAAGATGATCACGTtgatggggtaaatgcacttgGTTTAAATTTCCCAATTGAGATGGGATTTGACGATGATCATGTTAATGGGCCAACTATTGACTCTACATTCCAAGAAAATGGAGCTGCATCTATTTCTAATAAGCAAAAAGATaagggaaaaaagaagaaggaatatGCTGAGGTGGAAGTAACAAAGAAGAAGGTAGGCAGACCCAAGAAAGTATCAAAAAGGAGATATGAGACAAGATTCAATGGAGAATGTTCTCATGCTGCGGACTTAGTAGATAATTCATCTAGCTCAGATGATCCAGACTATGCTGATGAAATAGTTTATAGTGATTGGGAATTATTTGACGAAGATGATGAGATGGGATTTGGAGGGAACATATCTGATGGTGAGGGAGAGGATTCTGATGGGCTTGCTAGTTATCATGGATCCTCAGATGAGTTTGCTGAAGATGCAGGAATTTTTAAAGTGAAGTCAAAGAGGATGTTTTCTAAGTGGAAGGAATTCAACAAGAACTTTGATATGAAGAGGCCAACTTTTGAGCTTGGCATGGCATTTCCTAACTCTGTTGTCTTCAAGAATGCAATTAGAAAACATGCAGTTTTGACGAAGAAAGAGCTCCGGTTTGCTAAAAATACAAGGTACAAAGTGAAGGTCATTTGTAAGACATCCCCCGATTGTCCTTTTTGGATTTATGCAACAAGTCCATCTAAAAATATTCCTACTCTATATATTAGGACTCTTAGGCCTCAACACATGTGCAATGAGCTGGTTGGGAAAGTATACCATTGTCATGCTCCTTTTATTGCTAATGAGTACCTTGATTGTTTTATGAATGATCCTAAGTGGAGTAGGGAAGGGGTTCAAAATGTTGTTGGAAGGGACTTTGGAATGGACATTGGTTATCAAATATGCTACAGGGCTAAGAGAATTGCAATGAAGCTAGCTCAAGGTAGCTTTGAACAACAATATAATTTGCTTGAAAGCTATGCCCATGAACTGAAGAAAACAAACCCGGGAACTTCTGTTTGGATACACACTGAGATGGAAGGTGATATTTATAGGTTCAAGAGAATATATATTTGTTTAGAAGCACTTAAAGTTGGAAGGAAGGCAAGTTGTAGGAAGCTTATTTGTTTGGATGGTTGTTATTTAAAGGGTGTGCATAAGGGTCAGTTATTTGCTGCTGTTGGAATTGATGGCAATAACGGAATGTATCCCATAGCATATGCAGTGGTTGAATTGGAGAATAAGGAAACTTGGACATGGTTTCTACAGTTTcttcaagaagatttggaacTCTGGAATAGTTACCACTATGCTTTCATATCTGATAAATAG
- the LOC133737827 gene encoding uncharacterized protein LOC133737827 isoform X1 translates to MKTKKSSKQRRTRRSKRSKLLQLPTQTHKTRRVIEEGVSPLVEKYWFQRYDLFSRYDEGIKMDEQGWYSVTPEQIAIRQAKRCENATVVIDCFAGVGGNAIQFASMCYHVVAIEIDPLKVNMAINNARIYGVEDYIDFIVGDFFQLAPSLKGDIVFLSPPWGGPFYRRVKKFTLDLLEPKDGYAIFQAAQEITPNIIMFLPRNVDLLQVEELCWLSSPPLEFEIEENYVQGNLKGVTVYFGGAAASQCGPS, encoded by the exons ATGAAGACGAAGAAGTCTTCAAAGCAGCGAAGGACTCGTCGCTCTAAAAGGTCCAAGCTTTTGCAACTGCCAA CTCAAACCCATAAGACAAGGAGAGTAATTGAAGAAGGGGTGAGCCCCCTTGTTGAGAAGTACTGGTTTCAAAGATATGATCTTTTCTCGAGGTATGATGAGGGGATCAAAATGGATGAACAGGGCTGGTACTCTGTCACTCCTGAACAGATTGCAATTAGACAAGCCAAGAGGTGTGAAAACGCAACTGTCGTTATTGATTGCTTCGCCGGCGTCGGAGGCAATGCCATTCAATTTGCTTCAAT GTGTTATCATGTTGTTGCTATAGAAATTGATCCCCTCAAAGTTAATATGGCCATTAACAATGCAAGAATATATGGTGTGGAAGATTACATTGATTTCATTGTTGGAGACTTTTTCCAACTTGCACCATCATTGAAG GGGGACATAGTGTTTCTTTCACCGCCTTGGGGAGGCCCATTTTACAGAAGAGTGAAGAAATTTACACTGGACTTACTCGAGCCAAAAGATGG ATATGCCATATTTCAAGCTGCTCAAGAGATAACGCCCAACATCATTATGTTCTTACCTCGAAATGTAGACTTACTTCAAGTTGAAGAACTCTGTTGGTTGTCTTCTCCTCCTCTAGAATTTGAG ATTGAAGAAAATTATGTGCAGGGCAATTTAAAGGGTGTAACAGTCTACTTTGGTGGTGCAGCAGCCAGTCAATGTGGACCATCATAA
- the LOC133737827 gene encoding uncharacterized protein LOC133737827 isoform X2, whose amino-acid sequence MAINNARIYGVEDYIDFIVGDFFQLAPSLKGDIVFLSPPWGGPFYRRVKKFTLDLLEPKDGYAIFQAAQEITPNIIMFLPRNVDLLQVEELCWLSSPPLEFEIEENYVQGNLKGVTVYFGGAAASQCGPS is encoded by the exons ATGGCCATTAACAATGCAAGAATATATGGTGTGGAAGATTACATTGATTTCATTGTTGGAGACTTTTTCCAACTTGCACCATCATTGAAG GGGGACATAGTGTTTCTTTCACCGCCTTGGGGAGGCCCATTTTACAGAAGAGTGAAGAAATTTACACTGGACTTACTCGAGCCAAAAGATGG ATATGCCATATTTCAAGCTGCTCAAGAGATAACGCCCAACATCATTATGTTCTTACCTCGAAATGTAGACTTACTTCAAGTTGAAGAACTCTGTTGGTTGTCTTCTCCTCCTCTAGAATTTGAG ATTGAAGAAAATTATGTGCAGGGCAATTTAAAGGGTGTAACAGTCTACTTTGGTGGTGCAGCAGCCAGTCAATGTGGACCATCATAA